A portion of the Stella humosa genome contains these proteins:
- a CDS encoding CDP-alcohol phosphatidyltransferase family protein codes for MYLANIITLGRLLSVPVIVWLILDGSMLPAFALFVAAGISDAVDGFLARRFDQRSELGGYLDPLADKALLVGVYVTLGHVGHLPAWLVILVVFRDVLIIGGAILLYMFTEALQMAPLTVSKVNTAAQIVLAAVVLGTMGLAIDDGGVVRALVYAVGATTALSGAAYIVQWSRHVSEPGNKRP; via the coding sequence TTGTATCTCGCCAACATCATCACCCTGGGCCGGCTGCTTTCGGTCCCGGTCATCGTCTGGCTGATCCTCGATGGATCCATGTTGCCGGCATTCGCGTTGTTCGTGGCGGCCGGCATTTCGGACGCGGTCGACGGCTTCCTGGCGCGCCGTTTCGACCAGCGCTCGGAACTGGGCGGCTACCTTGATCCCCTGGCAGACAAGGCGCTGCTGGTCGGCGTCTATGTCACGCTGGGCCATGTCGGCCATTTGCCGGCCTGGCTGGTGATCCTGGTGGTCTTCCGCGATGTCCTCATCATCGGCGGGGCGATCTTGCTCTACATGTTCACCGAGGCCCTGCAGATGGCCCCACTCACCGTCAGCAAGGTGAATACGGCAGCCCAGATCGTCCTGGCCGCCGTGGTGCTGGGCACCATGGGGCTGGCGATCGACGATGGTGGCGTGGTGCGGGCCCTGGTCTATGCGGTGGGGGCGACGACGGCGCTGTCGGGTGCCGCCTACATCGTGCAGTGGAGCCGGCACGTCTCCGAGCCGGGGAACAAGCGCCCATGA